A section of the Pseudomonas sp. FP453 genome encodes:
- a CDS encoding autotransporter assembly complex family protein → MKFPGRCTSGLILLFTSCGALAQSELDVRIKPSNDALKANIEGYIGGVGDRDEEALLRFSRGAEEQARKAAQALGFYQPQIESDVKGGKNPRLILTIDPGEPVHLRNVTIRVDGQAANLKAFRVPTSDDLKSGAVLNHGHYEDAKRLIQNQASRYGFFSGRFTSQKLAVDPQAGVADIELIYDSGPRYTLGQVNFKGDTPFDDELLQRMVPFKSGAPYDSELIAELNQNLQASGFFEGVRVDAAPAASTNDVIPVAVQLQTRKPRTMGLGLGYSTDVGPRGKANWTRHWVNPQGHSYGWEAELSAPRQNVGLWYDVPLDPPLTDKLRFAGGYQNEELANTDTLSKLLTLGPEWHSKLPSGWTRVISLKYQREEYRLGNDSGLSNLVMPGISYSYLRSDNRIDPHNGYRLQFDSKVAKEGLGSDTNLLYGTAMVKGLTTLWDNHRFLARAQVGGSATNGYKSVPPSLRFFAGGDQSVRGYEYQTLSPENDRGDRIGGRYMVALSAEYQYSIAEKWRIATFIDQGNSFNTLEMPSLKTGVGVGIRWVSPVGPIRLDLAHALEDPGGVRLHFSMGPEL, encoded by the coding sequence ATGAAGTTTCCAGGAAGATGTACCAGCGGCTTGATTCTGCTGTTCACAAGCTGCGGCGCCTTGGCGCAAAGCGAATTGGACGTGCGGATCAAACCCTCAAACGACGCGTTGAAAGCCAACATCGAAGGCTATATCGGCGGGGTGGGCGATCGTGATGAAGAAGCGTTGCTGCGGTTCAGCCGTGGCGCCGAGGAGCAGGCGCGCAAAGCGGCCCAGGCCCTGGGCTTCTATCAGCCACAGATCGAGAGTGACGTGAAGGGCGGCAAGAACCCGCGCCTGATCCTCACCATCGACCCCGGCGAGCCGGTGCATTTGCGCAACGTGACCATTCGTGTGGACGGCCAGGCCGCCAACCTCAAGGCGTTTCGCGTGCCCACCAGCGACGACCTCAAATCCGGCGCCGTGCTCAACCACGGCCATTACGAAGACGCCAAGCGTCTGATCCAGAACCAGGCCTCGCGCTACGGCTTTTTCAGCGGGCGCTTTACCAGCCAGAAACTCGCGGTGGACCCGCAGGCGGGTGTGGCCGATATCGAACTGATCTACGACAGCGGCCCGCGCTACACCTTGGGCCAGGTCAACTTCAAGGGCGACACGCCGTTTGATGACGAACTGCTGCAACGCATGGTGCCGTTCAAAAGTGGCGCGCCCTACGACTCCGAACTGATCGCCGAACTCAACCAGAACCTGCAAGCCAGCGGTTTTTTCGAAGGCGTGCGCGTGGACGCCGCGCCCGCCGCTTCAACCAACGATGTGATCCCGGTGGCCGTGCAACTGCAAACCCGCAAGCCGCGCACCATGGGCCTGGGCCTGGGCTACTCGACCGACGTCGGCCCGCGCGGCAAGGCGAACTGGACCCGGCACTGGGTCAACCCGCAGGGCCACAGTTATGGCTGGGAGGCCGAACTGTCGGCGCCGCGCCAGAACGTCGGCCTGTGGTACGACGTGCCGCTGGACCCACCGCTCACCGACAAACTGCGCTTCGCCGGCGGTTACCAGAACGAAGAACTGGCCAACACCGACACCCTGAGCAAATTGCTCACCCTCGGCCCCGAATGGCACAGCAAGTTGCCCAGCGGCTGGACCCGGGTGATCTCGCTCAAGTACCAACGCGAAGAATATCGCCTGGGCAACGACTCCGGCCTCAGTAACCTGGTGATGCCGGGCATCAGCTATTCCTACCTGCGCAGCGACAACCGCATCGACCCGCATAACGGCTACCGCCTGCAATTTGATTCCAAGGTGGCCAAGGAGGGCCTCGGCTCCGACACCAACCTGCTGTACGGCACGGCCATGGTCAAAGGCCTGACCACCTTGTGGGACAACCATCGCTTCCTCGCCCGCGCCCAGGTGGGCGGCAGTGCCACCAATGGCTACAAATCGGTGCCGCCGTCGCTGCGTTTCTTTGCCGGTGGCGACCAGAGCGTGCGCGGCTACGAGTACCAGACCCTGTCACCCGAGAACGACCGGGGTGACCGCATTGGTGGCCGCTACATGGTGGCCCTCAGCGCCGAGTATCAATATTCCATCGCCGAAAAATGGCGGATCGCAACGTTCATCGACCAGGGCAACTCGTTTAACACCCTGGAAATGCCCAGCTTGAAGACCGGCGTGGGCGTCGGTATCCGCTGGGTTTCGCCGGTGGGGCCGATCCGCCTCGACCTGGCGCATGCCCTCGAAGATCCGGGCGGCGTTCGATTGCACTTTTCCATGGGGCCTGAGTTGTGA
- a CDS encoding N-acetyltransferase has product MPDTSTATAEIRLLNSGYSREARSLLYQAYRHEPTFAYIFEAERPGYEQRVRATVRELVKQHFFQKLPAIGLFVNDRLIGIALIAPPQRRLGITESWAWQLRMWLSTGVRGTRRYLDYHHAVLACLPGEAVHMLPLLGIHPQFQGKHYGEQLLEAVHNWCAEDPHSSGVVLDTGNSRYLEFYKRQGYEEIGEVAVGPILEHVFFHANPQRLHAATP; this is encoded by the coding sequence ATGCCGGACACGTCCACTGCCACCGCCGAAATCCGCCTGCTCAACAGCGGCTATTCCCGCGAGGCCCGCTCCCTGTTGTACCAGGCCTATCGGCACGAGCCGACGTTCGCCTACATCTTCGAGGCCGAACGCCCAGGTTATGAACAACGTGTGCGCGCCACTGTGCGTGAACTGGTCAAGCAGCATTTCTTCCAGAAACTTCCCGCCATTGGCCTGTTCGTCAACGACCGCCTGATCGGCATCGCCCTGATTGCGCCGCCGCAACGCCGCCTGGGGATTACCGAGAGTTGGGCCTGGCAACTGCGCATGTGGCTGAGCACCGGCGTGCGTGGTACCCGGCGTTACCTGGACTACCATCACGCGGTGCTGGCGTGCCTGCCCGGCGAGGCGGTGCATATGCTGCCGCTGCTGGGCATTCACCCGCAGTTCCAGGGCAAGCACTACGGTGAGCAACTGCTGGAGGCGGTGCACAACTGGTGTGCCGAAGACCCGCATTCGTCCGGCGTGGTCTTGGACACGGGGAATTCTCGCTATCTGGAATTCTATAAACGCCAGGGCTACGAGGAGATCGGTGAAGTCGCCGTAGGACCGATCCTGGAGCATGTGTTTTTCCACGCCAATCCACAGCGGTTACATGCTGCAACGCCTTGA
- the xthA gene encoding exodeoxyribonuclease III, protein MKIVSFNINGLRARPHQLAALIEKHQPDVIGLQETKVHDDQFPLAEVQALGYHVYYHGQKGHYGVALLSRQPALSLHKGFASDEEDAQRRFIWGTFADENGNPITIMNGYFPQGESRDHPTKFPAKKRFYEDLQQLLESQFSNDQPVVVMGDINISPEDIDIGIGADNAKRWLKTGKCSFLPEEREWMARLKNWGLVDSFRHLNPDVADRFSWFDYRSRGFEDEPKRGLRIDVILASNGLLPRVKDAGVDYELRGLEKPSDHAPIWLELS, encoded by the coding sequence ATGAAAATCGTCTCCTTCAATATCAACGGGCTGCGCGCCCGCCCTCATCAGCTGGCGGCACTGATCGAGAAGCACCAACCGGACGTGATCGGCCTGCAAGAAACCAAGGTCCACGACGACCAGTTCCCCCTGGCCGAAGTGCAGGCCCTTGGCTATCACGTGTACTACCACGGGCAAAAAGGCCACTACGGCGTCGCCCTGCTCTCGCGCCAACCGGCGTTGAGCCTGCACAAGGGTTTCGCCAGCGATGAAGAAGACGCCCAGCGTCGCTTTATCTGGGGCACGTTCGCCGACGAAAACGGTAACCCGATCACCATCATGAACGGCTATTTCCCACAAGGTGAAAGCCGCGACCATCCGACCAAGTTCCCGGCGAAGAAGCGCTTCTACGAAGACCTGCAACAGTTGCTGGAAAGCCAGTTCAGCAATGACCAGCCGGTGGTGGTGATGGGCGATATCAACATCTCCCCGGAAGACATCGACATCGGCATCGGCGCCGACAACGCCAAGCGCTGGCTGAAAACCGGCAAGTGCAGCTTCCTGCCGGAAGAGCGTGAGTGGATGGCGCGCCTGAAAAACTGGGGCCTGGTGGACAGCTTCCGTCACCTGAACCCGGACGTGGCCGACCGTTTCAGCTGGTTTGACTACCGCAGCCGTGGGTTTGAGGACGAGCCCAAGCGTGGGCTGCGGATTGACGTGATTTTGGCGTCCAATGGCTTGCTGCCACGGGTCAAGGATGCGGGGGTGGATTATGAATTGCGGGGGTTGGAAAAGCCGTCTGATCATGCGCCGATCTGGCTTGAGCTGAGCTGA
- a CDS encoding acyl-CoA dehydrogenase: MDFAYSPKVQELRERVTAFMDTYVYPAEPVFERQVNEGDRWQPTAIMEELKAKAKAEGLWNLFLPESELGAGLTNLEYAPLAEIMGRSLLGPEPFNCSAPDTGNMEVLVRYANAEQKQRWLEPLLRGEIRSAFAMTEPDVASSDATNMAARAERQGDEWVINGKKWWTSGACDPRCKILIFMGLSNPDAPRHQQHSMILVPVDTPGVKIVRPLPVFGYDDAPHGHAEVFFDNVRVPYENVLLGEGRGFEIAQGRLGPGRIHHCMRSIGMAERALELMCKRAVSRTAFGKPLARLGGNIDKIADSRMEIDMARLLTLKAAYMMDTVGNKVAKSEIAQIKVVAPNVALKVIDRAIQIHGGAGVSNDFPLAYMYAMQRTLRLADGPDEVHRAAIGKFEIGKYVPRELMRSGQ, from the coding sequence ATGGATTTCGCCTATTCGCCCAAGGTTCAGGAACTGCGTGAACGCGTCACCGCGTTTATGGACACATACGTCTACCCGGCCGAGCCGGTGTTCGAACGCCAGGTCAATGAAGGTGACCGCTGGCAGCCCACCGCGATCATGGAAGAGCTGAAGGCCAAGGCCAAAGCCGAAGGCCTGTGGAACCTGTTCCTGCCGGAATCCGAGCTGGGTGCCGGCCTGACCAACCTCGAATACGCGCCATTGGCAGAAATCATGGGCCGCTCGCTGCTGGGCCCGGAGCCGTTCAACTGCTCCGCCCCCGACACTGGCAACATGGAAGTACTGGTGCGCTACGCCAACGCCGAGCAGAAACAGCGCTGGCTTGAGCCGCTGCTGCGCGGTGAGATCCGTTCCGCGTTCGCCATGACCGAACCGGACGTCGCGTCCTCCGACGCCACCAACATGGCCGCCCGCGCCGAGCGCCAGGGCGACGAGTGGGTGATCAACGGCAAGAAATGGTGGACCTCCGGCGCCTGCGACCCGCGCTGCAAGATCCTGATCTTCATGGGCCTGAGCAACCCCGACGCACCGCGCCACCAGCAGCACTCGATGATCCTGGTGCCGGTGGATACCCCCGGGGTAAAAATCGTACGTCCGCTGCCAGTATTCGGCTACGACGACGCACCGCACGGCCACGCCGAAGTGTTCTTCGACAACGTCCGTGTACCGTACGAAAACGTCCTGCTCGGCGAAGGCCGCGGCTTTGAAATCGCCCAGGGCCGCCTTGGCCCGGGCCGTATCCACCACTGCATGCGCTCCATCGGCATGGCCGAACGTGCGCTGGAACTGATGTGCAAACGCGCCGTCAGCCGTACCGCGTTCGGCAAGCCACTGGCCCGTCTGGGCGGCAATATCGACAAGATCGCTGACTCGCGCATGGAGATCGACATGGCGCGCCTGCTGACCCTGAAAGCGGCGTACATGATGGACACCGTGGGCAACAAAGTGGCGAAAAGCGAAATCGCCCAGATCAAGGTCGTCGCGCCGAACGTGGCGTTGAAGGTGATCGACCGCGCGATCCAGATCCACGGCGGCGCCGGGGTGTCCAACGACTTCCCGCTGGCCTACATGTACGCCATGCAACGCACCCTGCGCCTGGCCGATGGCCCGGACGAAGTACACCGGGCGGCGATTGGCAAGTTTGAGATTGGCAAGTATGTGCCTCGGGAGTTGATGCGTAGCGGGCAGTAA
- a CDS encoding LysR family transcriptional regulator, producing the protein MNLSKVDLNLFIVFDAIYTEANLTRAGQIVGITQPAVSNALARLRETFNDPLFVRTAQGMVPTPMAQNIIGPVRNALSLLRVSVQESRIFNPQQAAKTYRISMTDLTEAVILPALFQRLRRLAPTVVIESFLSKRRETTKELAAGRLDFAVDAPLNTDPQVRHVKLMEDRYVCAMRKGHPLAGKDKLTLDDYLGLTHIHISSRRNGLGHVDLALGKMGLQRKIALRSQHYLMASQVLQQTDMVMTVPERFARRHELHWFNLPVNDVPPVETHLYWHESTDQDPANRWMREQMIELCQQVTAHEKKLDGKQA; encoded by the coding sequence ATGAATCTGAGCAAGGTCGACCTCAACCTGTTTATCGTCTTTGACGCGATCTACACCGAAGCCAACCTGACCCGCGCCGGGCAGATTGTCGGCATCACCCAGCCGGCGGTGTCCAACGCGTTGGCGCGGCTGCGCGAAACCTTCAACGACCCGCTGTTCGTGCGCACCGCCCAAGGCATGGTGCCCACGCCGATGGCGCAGAACATCATCGGCCCGGTGCGCAATGCGTTGTCGTTGCTGCGGGTGTCGGTGCAGGAAAGCCGCATCTTCAACCCGCAGCAGGCGGCGAAGACCTATCGCATCAGCATGACCGACCTCACGGAAGCGGTGATCTTGCCGGCGCTGTTCCAGCGCCTGCGCCGCCTGGCGCCGACGGTGGTGATCGAAAGTTTCCTGTCCAAGCGCCGTGAGACCACCAAGGAACTGGCCGCCGGGCGCCTGGACTTTGCCGTGGATGCGCCGCTCAACACCGACCCGCAGGTGCGCCACGTCAAGCTGATGGAAGACCGCTACGTGTGCGCCATGCGCAAGGGCCATCCGCTGGCGGGCAAGGACAAACTGACGCTGGATGATTACCTGGGGCTGACCCACATTCATATCTCCAGCCGCCGCAACGGCTTGGGCCATGTGGACCTGGCGCTGGGCAAGATGGGCCTGCAACGCAAGATCGCCCTGCGCTCCCAGCACTACCTGATGGCCTCGCAAGTGTTGCAGCAGACCGACATGGTAATGACCGTGCCCGAGCGTTTTGCCCGCCGCCATGAACTGCACTGGTTCAACCTGCCGGTCAACGACGTGCCGCCGGTGGAAACCCACCTGTACTGGCACGAAAGCACCGACCAGGACCCGGCGAACCGGTGGATGCGTGAGCAGATGATTGAGTTGTGCCAGCAGGTCACGGCGCATGAGAAGAAGTTGGATGGCAAGCAAGCTTGA
- a CDS encoding MerR family DNA-binding transcriptional regulator — translation MSTTYSISDLARELDITTRAIRFYEEQGLLAPERRGQERIYSARDKVSLKLILRGKRIGFSLAECRELIELYDPTSGNHIQLNSMLSKIAERREQLEQQLLDIEQMKLELDTAEERCTQALAHTMSQVGH, via the coding sequence ATGAGCACCACTTACAGCATCTCCGACCTCGCCCGCGAGCTCGACATCACCACCCGCGCCATTCGCTTCTACGAAGAACAAGGCCTGCTGGCCCCGGAGCGCCGGGGCCAGGAGCGCATCTACTCGGCGCGGGACAAGGTCAGCCTCAAGCTGATCCTGCGCGGCAAGCGCATCGGCTTTTCCCTGGCCGAATGCCGCGAGTTGATCGAACTCTACGACCCTACCAGCGGCAACCACATCCAGCTCAACAGCATGCTCAGCAAAATCGCCGAACGCCGTGAGCAACTTGAGCAACAGTTGCTGGATATCGAACAGATGAAACTGGAACTGGACACCGCCGAAGAGCGCTGCACCCAGGCCCTGGCCCACACCATGAGCCAGGTTGGCCATTGA
- a CDS encoding hydroxymethylglutaryl-CoA lyase: MSLPSHVRLVEVGPRDGLQNEAQPISVADKVQLVDALSAAGLSYIEVGSFVSPKWVPQMAGSAEVFAQIQRKPGVTYGALAPNLRGFEDALAAGVKEVAVFAAASEAFSQRNINCSISESLERFAPIMAAAKQQGISVRGYVSCVLGCPYEGQVAPEQVAAVARELYAMGCYEVSLGDTIGTGTAGATRQLFEVVGAQVPRDKLAGHFHDTYGQAVANIYASLLEGINVFDSSIAGLGGCPYAKGASGNVATEDVLYLLNGLGIETGIDLEALIRAGEQISCVLGRPTGSRVAKARNAG; the protein is encoded by the coding sequence ATGTCTCTCCCCTCCCATGTGCGCCTGGTGGAAGTCGGCCCGCGCGACGGTTTGCAGAACGAAGCCCAGCCCATCAGCGTGGCCGACAAGGTCCAGTTGGTGGACGCCCTCAGTGCGGCCGGCTTGAGCTATATCGAAGTCGGCAGTTTTGTCTCGCCCAAATGGGTGCCGCAGATGGCCGGGTCGGCCGAGGTGTTCGCGCAGATCCAGCGCAAGCCGGGGGTGACCTACGGCGCTCTGGCGCCGAACCTGCGCGGTTTTGAAGATGCGTTGGCTGCCGGGGTCAAGGAGGTCGCGGTGTTTGCGGCGGCGTCAGAGGCGTTTTCCCAGCGCAATATCAACTGCTCCATCAGCGAAAGCCTGGAACGCTTTGCGCCGATCATGGCAGCGGCGAAACAACAGGGGATCAGTGTGCGTGGGTATGTGTCCTGTGTACTGGGTTGCCCCTACGAAGGCCAGGTCGCCCCGGAGCAGGTGGCGGCGGTGGCGCGGGAGCTGTATGCCATGGGCTGCTATGAAGTGTCCCTGGGCGACACCATCGGCACCGGCACGGCGGGCGCGACACGGCAGCTGTTCGAGGTGGTCGGTGCACAGGTGCCGCGGGACAAGCTCGCGGGGCACTTCCACGACACCTACGGCCAGGCCGTGGCGAATATCTACGCCAGCCTGCTGGAGGGGATCAACGTGTTCGACAGCTCTATCGCGGGTCTCGGCGGCTGCCCCTATGCCAAAGGCGCCAGCGGTAACGTCGCCACCGAAGATGTGCTGTACCTGCTCAATGGCCTGGGCATCGAGACCGGTATCGACCTGGAAGCATTGATCCGCGCGGGCGAGCAAATCAGCTGCGTGCTCGGTCGGCCGACAGGATCACGTGTGGCCAAGGCGCGTAACGCCGGATGA
- a CDS encoding AMP-binding protein, translated as MEQPNQSYSRGAQDKTLLAMTIGQVFDHTVAQYPDGEALVVRHQQRRYTWRQLAETVDLHARAFLALGMQTGDRLGIWAPNCAEWCISQIASAKLGVILVNINPAYRSSELDYVLKQSGCQWLVCAGAFKTSDYHAMVQALKPDLRGLISLDPSPPPGFMPWSQLAALGAGVPPEQLHSRQASLHFDQPVNIQYTSGTTGFPKGATLSHHNILNNGYMVGESLGLTAQDRLVIPVPLYHCFGMVMGNLGCITHGTTMIYPCDGFDPLLTLSAVAEERATGLYGVPTMFIAVLDHPRRGEFDLASLRTGIMAGATCPIEVMRRVISELHMGEVQIAYGMTETSPVSLQTGANDDLERRVTTVGRTQPQLENKIIDVDGNTVARGEIGELCTRGYSVMLGYWNNPEGTREAIDEAGWMHTGDLASMDAQGYVCIAGRNKDMIIRGGENVYPRELEEFFFTHPAVADVQVIGIPDERYGEEIVAWVKFHPGHVANALELQTWCKGRIAHFKTPRHFKFVEEFPMTVTGKIQKFRMREISIEELQTHSQ; from the coding sequence ATGGAACAACCGAATCAGAGCTACAGCCGTGGCGCTCAGGACAAGACCTTGCTGGCCATGACGATCGGCCAGGTGTTCGATCACACCGTGGCGCAATACCCCGATGGCGAAGCCCTGGTGGTGCGCCATCAACAGCGCCGCTATACCTGGCGGCAACTGGCCGAGACCGTTGACCTGCACGCCCGCGCCTTCCTTGCCCTGGGCATGCAGACCGGTGATCGCCTGGGCATCTGGGCCCCCAACTGCGCCGAGTGGTGCATCAGCCAGATCGCCAGCGCCAAGCTGGGCGTGATCCTGGTCAACATCAACCCGGCCTATCGCAGCAGTGAATTGGACTACGTGCTCAAGCAGTCCGGTTGCCAGTGGCTGGTGTGCGCCGGGGCGTTCAAGACCTCCGATTATCATGCGATGGTGCAGGCGTTGAAGCCCGACTTGCGCGGCCTGATCAGCCTCGACCCTAGCCCGCCGCCGGGCTTCATGCCCTGGTCGCAACTGGCGGCCCTCGGCGCTGGCGTGCCGCCCGAGCAACTGCACAGCCGCCAGGCCAGCCTGCATTTCGATCAGCCCGTCAATATCCAGTACACCTCCGGCACCACCGGTTTCCCCAAGGGCGCCACCCTCAGTCACCACAACATTCTCAATAACGGTTACATGGTCGGCGAAAGCCTCGGCCTGACCGCGCAGGATCGCCTGGTGATCCCGGTGCCGCTGTATCACTGCTTCGGCATGGTGATGGGCAACCTCGGTTGCATCACCCATGGCACCACGATGATTTACCCCTGCGACGGCTTCGACCCGCTGCTGACCCTCAGCGCCGTCGCCGAAGAACGCGCCACCGGCCTCTACGGCGTGCCCACCATGTTCATCGCCGTGCTCGATCACCCGCGCCGCGGCGAGTTCGACCTGGCCAGCCTGCGCACCGGCATCATGGCCGGCGCCACGTGCCCCATCGAAGTGATGCGCCGGGTGATCAGCGAGTTGCACATGGGCGAGGTGCAGATCGCCTACGGCATGACCGAAACCAGCCCGGTGTCGTTGCAGACCGGCGCCAATGACGACCTGGAGCGCCGCGTCACCACGGTCGGGCGTACCCAGCCACAATTGGAAAACAAGATCATCGACGTCGACGGCAACACGGTTGCCCGCGGCGAGATCGGCGAACTCTGTACCCGTGGCTACAGCGTGATGCTCGGCTACTGGAACAATCCCGAAGGCACCCGCGAAGCCATCGACGAAGCGGGCTGGATGCACACCGGCGACCTGGCGAGCATGGACGCGCAGGGCTACGTGTGCATTGCCGGGCGCAACAAGGACATGATCATTCGCGGCGGCGAAAACGTTTACCCGCGGGAGCTGGAAGAGTTTTTCTTTACCCACCCGGCGGTGGCGGATGTGCAGGTCATCGGCATTCCGGACGAGCGTTATGGCGAAGAGATTGTGGCCTGGGTCAAGTTTCACCCGGGTCATGTGGCCAATGCCCTGGAGCTGCAAACCTGGTGCAAGGGGCGGATTGCACACTTCAAGACGCCCAGGCATTTCAAGTTTGTGGAGGAGTTTCCGATGACGGTGACGGGCAAGATCCAGAAATTCCGCATGCGCGAGATTTCGATCGAGGAATTGCAAACCCACTCTCAATAA
- a CDS encoding isovaleryl-CoA dehydrogenase translates to MSYPSLNFALGETIDMLRDQVQSFVAKEIAPRAAQIDSDNLFPADLWRKFGDMGLLGITVPEEYGGAGLGYLAHVVAMEEISRGSASVALSYGAHSNLCVNQINRNGNHAQKLKYLPQLLSGEHVGALAMSEPNAGSDVVSMKLRADKRGDHYVLNGSKTWITNGPDASTYVIYAKTDLEKGAHGITAFIVERDWQGFSRSSKFDKLGMRGSNTCELFFDDVEVPEENILGVLNGGVKVLMSGLDYERVVLSGGPTGIMQACMDLIVPYIHDRKQFGQSIGEFQLIQGKVADMYTQLNASRAYLYAVAQACERGETTRKDAAGVILYSAERATQMALDAIQILGGNGYINEFPAGRLLRDAKLYEIGAGTSEIRRMLIGRELFNETR, encoded by the coding sequence ATGAGTTACCCGTCCCTGAACTTCGCCCTCGGCGAAACCATCGACATGCTGCGCGATCAGGTGCAGTCCTTTGTAGCCAAGGAAATCGCCCCCCGCGCCGCGCAAATCGACAGCGACAACCTGTTCCCCGCCGACCTGTGGCGCAAGTTCGGCGACATGGGCCTGCTCGGCATTACGGTGCCGGAAGAATACGGCGGCGCGGGCCTGGGTTACCTGGCCCACGTGGTGGCGATGGAAGAGATCAGCCGCGGTTCTGCCTCGGTGGCGTTGTCCTACGGCGCCCACTCCAACCTGTGTGTGAACCAGATCAACCGCAACGGCAACCACGCGCAAAAACTCAAGTACCTGCCGCAGCTCCTCAGCGGCGAACACGTCGGTGCGCTGGCCATGAGCGAACCGAATGCCGGTTCCGACGTGGTCTCGATGAAACTGCGCGCCGACAAACGCGGCGACCACTACGTGCTCAACGGTAGCAAGACCTGGATCACCAACGGCCCCGACGCCAGCACCTACGTGATCTACGCCAAGACCGACCTGGAAAAGGGCGCCCACGGCATCACCGCGTTTATCGTCGAACGGGACTGGCAAGGCTTCAGCCGCAGCAGCAAGTTCGACAAGCTGGGCATGCGCGGCTCCAACACGTGCGAGCTGTTTTTCGATGACGTCGAAGTGCCCGAAGAAAACATCCTCGGCGTGCTCAACGGCGGCGTGAAAGTGCTGATGAGCGGCCTGGACTACGAACGCGTGGTCCTTTCCGGCGGCCCCACCGGGATCATGCAAGCGTGCATGGACCTGATCGTCCCCTACATCCACGACCGCAAGCAGTTCGGCCAAAGCATCGGCGAATTCCAGCTGATCCAGGGCAAGGTCGCCGACATGTACACCCAACTCAACGCCAGCCGCGCCTACCTCTACGCGGTGGCCCAGGCATGCGAGCGCGGCGAGACCACGCGCAAGGACGCCGCTGGCGTGATCCTCTACAGCGCCGAACGCGCCACGCAAATGGCCCTCGACGCGATCCAGATCCTCGGCGGCAATGGCTACATCAATGAATTCCCCGCCGGCCGCCTGCTGCGTGACGCCAAGCTGTATGAAATCGGCGCCGGCACCAGTGAGATTCGCCGGATGCTGATCGGTCGCGAACTCTTCAACGAAACCCGCTGA